The following coding sequences are from one Gossypium hirsutum isolate 1008001.06 chromosome A12, Gossypium_hirsutum_v2.1, whole genome shotgun sequence window:
- the LOC107932645 gene encoding translocase of chloroplast 120, chloroplastic isoform X1, with the protein MSRHNQIWLNQERLDGPQSLSLSNKAFEATFVKMENGVVMVDNKIAEERVANEEVEVRVAGDSCETKEPVDEVSGEAIATQEILQEQAEKPGVDGSSLVADAIGNVETFGDTGSEVVKENLNLEPKEETFQEAVEVLTEVGALENAIPSEVGTLEVVAESVDQQKGECVSGGVVLDKIDEGGTEMGERTDELNSAKEVPEVSGTRETEVPRDKEKRNLKFGTVMEMPVKGDTYQGKESTEVKGATADLDSVDGGDKDEKANKAFAAAEDTMNGEVKDLSGARDMKNNGEIDELRDMLSEPSKSVEETVASAVGNLSSSEKFTDERNEKIEVGKADLRTEVHDSFQSRLPDEMVGNKCQDIDFVTEQSDDKAEKSQQNKQSTPVTLEQEVQHAPGSSVSAKAKEIGKKADITQEPKTNTSVTKECLIVPAPASSVKSTNLATPSHPAGLGCAAPLLEPAPRVVQQPRVNGSVSQAQAQAQQIEDPGNVEAEENDETREKLQLIRVKFLRLANRLGQTPHNVVVAQVLYRLGLAEQLRGRNGGRVGAFSFDRASAMAEQLEAAGNEPLDFACTIMVLGKTGVGKSATINSIFDEIKFGTDAFQTGTNKVQDVVGTVHGIKVRVIDTPGLLPSWSDQCQNEKILHSVKRFIKKTPPDIVLYLDRLDMQTRDFGDMPLLHTITDIFGPSIWFNAIVVLTHAASAPPDGPNGTASSYDMFVTQRSHVVQQAIRQAAGDMRLMNPVSLVENHSACRTNRAGQRVLPNGQVWKPHLLLLSFASKILAEANTLLKLQDTPPGKPFATRTRAPPLPFLLSSLLQSRPQVKLPEEQYGDEDGLDDDLDESSDSEDEPEYDELPPFKRLSKAQIAKLSKAQKKAYFDELEYREKLFMKKQLKEEKKRRKMMKKMAAAAKDLPSEYGENAEEESSGASSVPVPMPDLALPASFDSDNPTHRYRSLDSSNPWLVRPVLDTHGWDHDVGYEGINVERLFVAKEKFPISFSGQITKDKRDANVQMELASSLKHGEGKATSVGFDMQTVGKDLAYTLRSETRFSNLKKNKATAGISVTLLGDALSAGVKFEDKLIANKQFQVVMTGGAMTGRGDLAYGGSLEAQLRDKDYPLGRSLSTLGLSIMDWHGDLAIGCNIQSQVPVGRSTNLIARANLNNKGAGQVSLRINSSEQLQLALTSLFPLLKKLFDYFHQVQYGQ; encoded by the coding sequence GCTTTTGAAGCAACATTTGTGAAAATGGAAAATGGGGTAGTAATGGTAGACAACAAGATTGCGGAAGAAAGAGTTGCCAATGAGGAAGTGGAGGTGAGGGTTGCTGGGGATTCCTGTGAAACAAAAGAACCGGTAGATGAGGTTTCTGGGGAGGCAATTGCAACACAGGAGATTTTGCAAGAACAGGCAGAAAAACCTGGAGTGGATGGCAGCAGTTTAGTTGCCGATGCAATTGGAAATGTTGAGACATTTGGTGATACTGGTTCAGAGGTAGTTAAGGAGAATTTGAATTTAGAACCTAAAGAAGAGACCTTTCAAGAGGCTGTTGAGGTTCTAACTGAGGTTGGAGCTCTGGAGAATGCAATTCCAAGTGAGGTTGGAACTCTGGAGGTTGTGGCAGAGTCGGTGGACCAGCAGAAAGGGGAGTGTGTTAGTGGTGGTGTGGTGTTGGATAAGATTGACGAGGGAGGGACTGAAATGGGCGAAAGGACTGATGAATTGAATAGTGCGAAGGAAGTACCTGAAGTCAGTGGTACCAGAGAAACAGAAGTTCCAAGGGACAAGGAAAAAAGGAATCTCAAGTTTGGTACAGTCATGGAGATGCCTGTAAAAGGAGATACTTATCAGGGAAAAGAGAGTACGGAAGTAAAAGGTGCCACAGCTGATCTTGATTCAGTAGATGGTGGTGACAAAGATGAAAAAGCAAATAAGGCTTTTGCTGCTGCGGAGGATACCATGAATGGAGAAGTAAAAGATTTATCTGGTGCTAGGGATATGAAGAATAATGGTGAGATTGATGAACTGAGAGATATGCTGTCTGAGCCAAGTAAATCTGTTGAAGAGACAGTTGCTTCTGCAGTCGGGAACTTATCCTCTTCAGAAAAGTTTACAGATGAGAGGAATGAGAAGATTGAGGTTGGTAAAGCTGATTTGAGAACAGAGGTTCATGATAGTTTTCAATCTCGGCTCCCTGATGAAATGGTGGGTAATAAATGTCAAGATATTGATTTTGTGACTGAACAATCTGATGATAAAGCAGAGAAAAGTCAACAAAATAAGCAAAGCACCCCAGTGACCCTAGAGCAGGAAGTGCAACATGCTCCAGGATCTTCAGTGTCTGCAAAAGCCAAAGAGATTGGGAAGAAAGCAGACATAACTCAGGAGCCTAAGACAAACACCTCTGTGACTAAAGAATGTTTAATTGTTCCTGCTCCGGCATCATCTGTTAAATCTACAAACCTTGCTACCCCTTCTCATCCTGCTGGCCTTGGGTGTGCTGCTCCGCTATTGGAACCTGCCCCCAGGGTGGTGCAGCAGCCTCGTGTGAATGGAAGTGTCTCTCAAGCACAGGCACAGGCACAGCAAATTGAAGATCCTGGTAATGTGGAGGCTGAGGAGAATGATGAGACTCGTGAAAAGCTTCAGTTGATTAGAGTTAAGTTTTTGCGGCTTGCAAATAGGCTCGGGCAGACTCCCCATAATGTTGTTGTGGCACAGGTTTTGTACAGACTAGGATTAGCTGAGCAGCTCCGGGGGAGAAATGGGGGCCGGGTTGGTGCCTTCAGCTTTGACCGCGCAAGTGCTATGGCTGAACAGCTTGAGGCAGCTGGAAATGAACCCCTTGATTTCGCCTGTACAATTATGGTCCTTGGGAAGACCGGAGTTGGTAAAAGTGCTACTATTAATTCAATATTTGATGAAATCAAGTTTGGCACTGATGCTTTCCAGACTGGTACCAATAAGGTTCAGGATGTTGTGGGTACTGTGCATGGTATTAAGGTTCGTGTAATCGACACACCAGGCCTTCTTCCTTCCTGGTCTGACCAATGCCAGAATGAGAAGATCCTTCACTCTGTTAAGCGTTTCATCAAGAAAACACCTCCAGATATTGTGTTGTACCTCGATAGGTTGGACATGCAAACAAGGGATTTTGGTGATATGCCCCTTTTGCATACCATAACTGATATCTTTGGTCCATCTATATGGTTTAATGCAATTGTGGTTTTGACTCATGCAGCTTCTGCTCCACCAGATGGTCCAAATGGTACTGCTTCTAGTTATGACATGTTTGTCACTCAGCGTTCTCATGTTGTACAGCAGGCTATTCGTCAGGCAGCTGGGGATATGCGACTCATGAATCCTGTTTCGTTAGTGGAGAATCACTCTGCATGTAGAACAAATAGGGCAGGCCAGAGAGTATTGCCAAATGGTCAGGTCTGGAAGCCTCATTTGTTGTTGCTTTCCTTTGCATCTAAAATTCTGGCAGAGGCAAACACACTGTTGAAGTTGCAAGATACTCCTCCAGGGAAGCCTTTTGCAACTCGAACAAGAGCACCTCCTCTACCTTTCCTTCTTTCATCTCTTCTTCAATCAAGACCGCAAGTTAAGCTTCCTGAAGAGCAGTATGGCGATGAGGATGGATTAGATGATGATTTGGATGAATCCTCAGACTCTGAGGATGAACCAGAATATGATGAGCTGCCACCTTTCAAGCGGTTGAGTAAAGCACAAATAGCAAAGCTTAGTAAAGCTCAGAAGAAAGCATATTTTGACGAGTTGGAATATAGGGAAAAGCTTTTTATGAAGAAACAACTGAAGGAAGAGAAAAAGCGGCGAAAGATGATGAAGAAAATGGCTGCTGCAGCCAAGGATCTGCCAAGTGAGTACGGTGAAAATGCAGAAGAAGAAAGTAGTGGTGCTTCTTCTGTTCCAGTTCCCATGCCAGATTTGGCGTTGCCTGCTTCTTTTGATTCTGATAATCCAACTCATCGCTATCGTTCCCTTGATTCCTCCAACCCATGGCTTGTTAGGCCTGTTCTAGATACACATGGTTGGGATCATGATGTTGGTTACGAAGGTATTAATGTTGAAAGACTGTTCGTTGCAAAAGAGAAATTTCCTATTTCTTTTTCTGGCCAGATTACAAAGGACAAAAGGGATGCCAATGTCCAAATGGAACTAGCCAGTTCTTTAAAGCATGGGGAAGGTAAAGCAACTTCAGTGGGTTTTGATATGCAGACTGttggaaaggatttagcctatACACTGCGCAGCGAGACCAGGTTTAGTAATCTGAAGAAGAATAAGGCAACAGCTGGCATCTCAGTTACACTCTTAGGTGATGCACTATCAGCTGGAGTGAAATTTGAAGACAAACTAATTGCTAATAAGCAGTTCCAGGTAGTCATGACTGGGGGTGCTATGACAGGACGCGGCGATCTTGCTTATGGGGGCAGCTTGGAAGCACAATTGAGGGATAAAGATTACCCTCTGGGTCGCTCCTTATCTACACTTGGTCTATCTATCATGGATTGGCATGGAGATCTCGCCATTGGATGCAATATACAATCACAGGTACCTGTTGGACGGTCTACAAACCTAATAGCTCGTGCCAATCTGAACAACAAAGGCGCAGGACAAGTCAGTTTACGAATAAATAGCTCTGAGCAGCTTCAGCTTGCTTTGACTTCTCTCTTTCCATTACTGAAAAAACTATTTGACTATTTCCATCAAGTGCAGTATGGACAATGA
- the LOC107932645 gene encoding translocase of chloroplast 120, chloroplastic isoform X2 encodes MENGVVMVDNKIAEERVANEEVEVRVAGDSCETKEPVDEVSGEAIATQEILQEQAEKPGVDGSSLVADAIGNVETFGDTGSEVVKENLNLEPKEETFQEAVEVLTEVGALENAIPSEVGTLEVVAESVDQQKGECVSGGVVLDKIDEGGTEMGERTDELNSAKEVPEVSGTRETEVPRDKEKRNLKFGTVMEMPVKGDTYQGKESTEVKGATADLDSVDGGDKDEKANKAFAAAEDTMNGEVKDLSGARDMKNNGEIDELRDMLSEPSKSVEETVASAVGNLSSSEKFTDERNEKIEVGKADLRTEVHDSFQSRLPDEMVGNKCQDIDFVTEQSDDKAEKSQQNKQSTPVTLEQEVQHAPGSSVSAKAKEIGKKADITQEPKTNTSVTKECLIVPAPASSVKSTNLATPSHPAGLGCAAPLLEPAPRVVQQPRVNGSVSQAQAQAQQIEDPGNVEAEENDETREKLQLIRVKFLRLANRLGQTPHNVVVAQVLYRLGLAEQLRGRNGGRVGAFSFDRASAMAEQLEAAGNEPLDFACTIMVLGKTGVGKSATINSIFDEIKFGTDAFQTGTNKVQDVVGTVHGIKVRVIDTPGLLPSWSDQCQNEKILHSVKRFIKKTPPDIVLYLDRLDMQTRDFGDMPLLHTITDIFGPSIWFNAIVVLTHAASAPPDGPNGTASSYDMFVTQRSHVVQQAIRQAAGDMRLMNPVSLVENHSACRTNRAGQRVLPNGQVWKPHLLLLSFASKILAEANTLLKLQDTPPGKPFATRTRAPPLPFLLSSLLQSRPQVKLPEEQYGDEDGLDDDLDESSDSEDEPEYDELPPFKRLSKAQIAKLSKAQKKAYFDELEYREKLFMKKQLKEEKKRRKMMKKMAAAAKDLPSEYGENAEEESSGASSVPVPMPDLALPASFDSDNPTHRYRSLDSSNPWLVRPVLDTHGWDHDVGYEGINVERLFVAKEKFPISFSGQITKDKRDANVQMELASSLKHGEGKATSVGFDMQTVGKDLAYTLRSETRFSNLKKNKATAGISVTLLGDALSAGVKFEDKLIANKQFQVVMTGGAMTGRGDLAYGGSLEAQLRDKDYPLGRSLSTLGLSIMDWHGDLAIGCNIQSQVPVGRSTNLIARANLNNKGAGQVSLRINSSEQLQLALTSLFPLLKKLFDYFHQVQYGQ; translated from the coding sequence ATGGAAAATGGGGTAGTAATGGTAGACAACAAGATTGCGGAAGAAAGAGTTGCCAATGAGGAAGTGGAGGTGAGGGTTGCTGGGGATTCCTGTGAAACAAAAGAACCGGTAGATGAGGTTTCTGGGGAGGCAATTGCAACACAGGAGATTTTGCAAGAACAGGCAGAAAAACCTGGAGTGGATGGCAGCAGTTTAGTTGCCGATGCAATTGGAAATGTTGAGACATTTGGTGATACTGGTTCAGAGGTAGTTAAGGAGAATTTGAATTTAGAACCTAAAGAAGAGACCTTTCAAGAGGCTGTTGAGGTTCTAACTGAGGTTGGAGCTCTGGAGAATGCAATTCCAAGTGAGGTTGGAACTCTGGAGGTTGTGGCAGAGTCGGTGGACCAGCAGAAAGGGGAGTGTGTTAGTGGTGGTGTGGTGTTGGATAAGATTGACGAGGGAGGGACTGAAATGGGCGAAAGGACTGATGAATTGAATAGTGCGAAGGAAGTACCTGAAGTCAGTGGTACCAGAGAAACAGAAGTTCCAAGGGACAAGGAAAAAAGGAATCTCAAGTTTGGTACAGTCATGGAGATGCCTGTAAAAGGAGATACTTATCAGGGAAAAGAGAGTACGGAAGTAAAAGGTGCCACAGCTGATCTTGATTCAGTAGATGGTGGTGACAAAGATGAAAAAGCAAATAAGGCTTTTGCTGCTGCGGAGGATACCATGAATGGAGAAGTAAAAGATTTATCTGGTGCTAGGGATATGAAGAATAATGGTGAGATTGATGAACTGAGAGATATGCTGTCTGAGCCAAGTAAATCTGTTGAAGAGACAGTTGCTTCTGCAGTCGGGAACTTATCCTCTTCAGAAAAGTTTACAGATGAGAGGAATGAGAAGATTGAGGTTGGTAAAGCTGATTTGAGAACAGAGGTTCATGATAGTTTTCAATCTCGGCTCCCTGATGAAATGGTGGGTAATAAATGTCAAGATATTGATTTTGTGACTGAACAATCTGATGATAAAGCAGAGAAAAGTCAACAAAATAAGCAAAGCACCCCAGTGACCCTAGAGCAGGAAGTGCAACATGCTCCAGGATCTTCAGTGTCTGCAAAAGCCAAAGAGATTGGGAAGAAAGCAGACATAACTCAGGAGCCTAAGACAAACACCTCTGTGACTAAAGAATGTTTAATTGTTCCTGCTCCGGCATCATCTGTTAAATCTACAAACCTTGCTACCCCTTCTCATCCTGCTGGCCTTGGGTGTGCTGCTCCGCTATTGGAACCTGCCCCCAGGGTGGTGCAGCAGCCTCGTGTGAATGGAAGTGTCTCTCAAGCACAGGCACAGGCACAGCAAATTGAAGATCCTGGTAATGTGGAGGCTGAGGAGAATGATGAGACTCGTGAAAAGCTTCAGTTGATTAGAGTTAAGTTTTTGCGGCTTGCAAATAGGCTCGGGCAGACTCCCCATAATGTTGTTGTGGCACAGGTTTTGTACAGACTAGGATTAGCTGAGCAGCTCCGGGGGAGAAATGGGGGCCGGGTTGGTGCCTTCAGCTTTGACCGCGCAAGTGCTATGGCTGAACAGCTTGAGGCAGCTGGAAATGAACCCCTTGATTTCGCCTGTACAATTATGGTCCTTGGGAAGACCGGAGTTGGTAAAAGTGCTACTATTAATTCAATATTTGATGAAATCAAGTTTGGCACTGATGCTTTCCAGACTGGTACCAATAAGGTTCAGGATGTTGTGGGTACTGTGCATGGTATTAAGGTTCGTGTAATCGACACACCAGGCCTTCTTCCTTCCTGGTCTGACCAATGCCAGAATGAGAAGATCCTTCACTCTGTTAAGCGTTTCATCAAGAAAACACCTCCAGATATTGTGTTGTACCTCGATAGGTTGGACATGCAAACAAGGGATTTTGGTGATATGCCCCTTTTGCATACCATAACTGATATCTTTGGTCCATCTATATGGTTTAATGCAATTGTGGTTTTGACTCATGCAGCTTCTGCTCCACCAGATGGTCCAAATGGTACTGCTTCTAGTTATGACATGTTTGTCACTCAGCGTTCTCATGTTGTACAGCAGGCTATTCGTCAGGCAGCTGGGGATATGCGACTCATGAATCCTGTTTCGTTAGTGGAGAATCACTCTGCATGTAGAACAAATAGGGCAGGCCAGAGAGTATTGCCAAATGGTCAGGTCTGGAAGCCTCATTTGTTGTTGCTTTCCTTTGCATCTAAAATTCTGGCAGAGGCAAACACACTGTTGAAGTTGCAAGATACTCCTCCAGGGAAGCCTTTTGCAACTCGAACAAGAGCACCTCCTCTACCTTTCCTTCTTTCATCTCTTCTTCAATCAAGACCGCAAGTTAAGCTTCCTGAAGAGCAGTATGGCGATGAGGATGGATTAGATGATGATTTGGATGAATCCTCAGACTCTGAGGATGAACCAGAATATGATGAGCTGCCACCTTTCAAGCGGTTGAGTAAAGCACAAATAGCAAAGCTTAGTAAAGCTCAGAAGAAAGCATATTTTGACGAGTTGGAATATAGGGAAAAGCTTTTTATGAAGAAACAACTGAAGGAAGAGAAAAAGCGGCGAAAGATGATGAAGAAAATGGCTGCTGCAGCCAAGGATCTGCCAAGTGAGTACGGTGAAAATGCAGAAGAAGAAAGTAGTGGTGCTTCTTCTGTTCCAGTTCCCATGCCAGATTTGGCGTTGCCTGCTTCTTTTGATTCTGATAATCCAACTCATCGCTATCGTTCCCTTGATTCCTCCAACCCATGGCTTGTTAGGCCTGTTCTAGATACACATGGTTGGGATCATGATGTTGGTTACGAAGGTATTAATGTTGAAAGACTGTTCGTTGCAAAAGAGAAATTTCCTATTTCTTTTTCTGGCCAGATTACAAAGGACAAAAGGGATGCCAATGTCCAAATGGAACTAGCCAGTTCTTTAAAGCATGGGGAAGGTAAAGCAACTTCAGTGGGTTTTGATATGCAGACTGttggaaaggatttagcctatACACTGCGCAGCGAGACCAGGTTTAGTAATCTGAAGAAGAATAAGGCAACAGCTGGCATCTCAGTTACACTCTTAGGTGATGCACTATCAGCTGGAGTGAAATTTGAAGACAAACTAATTGCTAATAAGCAGTTCCAGGTAGTCATGACTGGGGGTGCTATGACAGGACGCGGCGATCTTGCTTATGGGGGCAGCTTGGAAGCACAATTGAGGGATAAAGATTACCCTCTGGGTCGCTCCTTATCTACACTTGGTCTATCTATCATGGATTGGCATGGAGATCTCGCCATTGGATGCAATATACAATCACAGGTACCTGTTGGACGGTCTACAAACCTAATAGCTCGTGCCAATCTGAACAACAAAGGCGCAGGACAAGTCAGTTTACGAATAAATAGCTCTGAGCAGCTTCAGCTTGCTTTGACTTCTCTCTTTCCATTACTGAAAAAACTATTTGACTATTTCCATCAAGTGCAGTATGGACAATGA